The Flavobacterium jumunjinense genome includes a region encoding these proteins:
- a CDS encoding site-specific recombinase, which produces MNVRHQFQKSSTVKELFENHFENNLYADHKLLFLIDLVHVFRPKKERSNDVISIGELIRFLEVHSEFNLLFKKYLKTLIKKNKFSRLLSDSGIISDNQFFKEIRTRLFDKLLPYQPEKDTLQYVLNQVFYLSSDPVWIDTIPYDEIVLLFKLLGFDDIYTTVKDETALSEIILAMQLLAQRMSGRALENDVIKMVPEFSNLESPFLALENELNQLELSLRNSKHHFVQSNDLFIKQFLMFHKQCNAYIDKAFLNSSKYGITLSVNQSLLRIRQQLERLKELIALVIVDEDKDKLKNSISILLKLIKYNCYKNNIRKLLAESTQLVSYEITQHTAKSGQKYITDGYKEYFKMLYAALGGGVIVGFLCVFKLLFSKLQVSEFNHAFLYSFNYAFGFVVIFLLGYTLATKQPAMTAATIAQTLEEGMKKQVNLVDKHKSFAKLFARIFRTQYIAFVGNVLIAFPVAIFVVWFFDFLTGQNIAVSKSEKLINDLNPIYSLALLHAAIAGVFLFLSGIISGSISNRNKHFQVAYRIQENPFLKQTFGILKTQKMANWVDKNWAGVISNMWFGIFLGSIGPLGVFLGLNIDIRHITFASGNLALGLYGANFNIDFWTVVVAVFGVFCIGFINFIISFTLSMLLAFRSRNIPLSELYLLNKSIWSYFKTAPLNFFFPLKDKN; this is translated from the coding sequence ATGAATGTAAGGCATCAATTTCAAAAAAGTTCAACGGTAAAAGAATTGTTTGAAAATCATTTTGAGAATAATTTATATGCAGATCATAAATTGCTTTTCTTGATTGATTTAGTTCACGTTTTTAGACCTAAGAAAGAAAGAAGTAACGACGTCATTTCTATAGGAGAATTGATTCGTTTTTTGGAAGTACATTCAGAATTTAATTTGTTGTTTAAGAAGTATCTTAAAACTTTAATTAAGAAAAATAAATTTTCACGACTATTATCCGATTCTGGAATAATAAGTGATAATCAATTTTTTAAAGAGATAAGAACACGTCTCTTCGATAAACTTTTACCCTATCAACCAGAAAAAGATACGTTACAGTATGTTTTAAATCAAGTTTTTTATCTTAGTTCAGACCCCGTTTGGATTGATACAATTCCGTATGACGAAATCGTATTGTTGTTTAAACTACTTGGTTTTGATGATATTTACACAACCGTAAAAGACGAAACAGCATTGTCTGAAATTATTCTTGCGATGCAATTATTGGCGCAACGAATGAGTGGTAGAGCATTAGAAAATGATGTGATTAAAATGGTGCCTGAATTTTCAAATCTTGAAAGCCCATTTTTAGCATTAGAGAATGAGTTAAACCAATTAGAATTAAGTCTAAGGAATTCAAAGCATCATTTTGTCCAAAGTAATGACTTGTTTATAAAGCAATTTTTAATGTTTCATAAACAGTGTAACGCATATATCGATAAAGCCTTTTTGAATAGTTCAAAATATGGGATTACATTATCTGTAAATCAAAGTTTATTGCGTATTCGACAACAATTAGAGCGTTTAAAAGAATTAATAGCTCTAGTCATTGTTGATGAAGATAAAGACAAGTTGAAAAACAGTATTTCAATATTGTTAAAGTTAATAAAGTATAATTGCTATAAAAATAATATAAGAAAGTTATTAGCGGAAAGTACGCAGTTAGTTTCCTATGAAATCACACAACACACCGCAAAGTCAGGACAAAAATATATAACAGATGGTTATAAGGAATACTTTAAAATGTTGTATGCAGCCTTGGGAGGAGGAGTAATCGTAGGTTTTCTTTGTGTTTTTAAATTGTTATTTTCAAAATTGCAAGTATCAGAGTTTAATCATGCTTTTTTATATAGTTTCAATTATGCATTTGGCTTTGTTGTTATTTTTTTATTAGGCTATACTTTGGCTACTAAACAACCAGCAATGACAGCGGCAACTATTGCACAAACCTTAGAAGAAGGAATGAAAAAACAGGTTAATTTGGTAGACAAACACAAAAGTTTTGCTAAATTATTTGCTCGAATCTTTAGAACACAATATATCGCTTTTGTGGGCAATGTTTTAATCGCTTTTCCGGTAGCAATATTTGTTGTCTGGTTTTTTGATTTTTTAACAGGGCAAAATATAGCTGTTTCAAAGTCAGAAAAATTAATAAATGATTTGAATCCAATATATTCATTAGCCCTTTTACATGCTGCTATCGCAGGAGTTTTTCTTTTTTTATCAGGAATAATCTCTGGAAGTATTTCAAACAGAAACAAACATTTTCAAGTTGCCTATAGGATTCAAGAAAACCCATTTTTAAAACAGACTTTTGGAATTTTAAAAACACAGAAAATGGCAAATTGGGTCGATAAAAATTGGGCAGGAGTAATTTCAAATATGTGGTTTGGTATCTTTTTAGGTAGTATAGGTCCTTTAGGTGTTTTTTTAGGACTGAATATTGATATTAGGCATATTACTTTTGCTAGTGGAAATCTTGCATTAGGGTTATATGGAGCAAACTTTAATATTGACTTTTGGACAGTAGTAGTTGCTGTATTTGGTGTGTTTTGTATTGGTTTTATTAACTTTATTATAAGCTTCACTCTGTCTATGCTTCTTGCATTTCGATCGAGAAATATACCATTATCAGAACTTTATTTGCTTAATAAATCCATTTGGAGTTATTTTAAGACCGCACCACTTAATTTTTTCTTTCCATTAAAAGATAAAAATTAA
- the dinB gene encoding DNA polymerase IV, whose product MSEVVQYRKIIHIDMDAFYASVEQLDNPDLRGKPLAVGGSEMRGVVSAASYEARKFGVRSAMSGVQAKRYCPELLFVPPRFDRYKEISSKIRKIFLEYTDLVEPLSLDEAYLDVTVNKMNNPSASLIAQEIRRKIYEEVGLTASAGISVNKFVAKIASDYNKPNGQKTVNPDEVEAFLEKLDIKKFYGVGKVTTEKMYQLGIFSGFDLKQKSLEFLEKHFSNSGNYYYQICRGIHNSQVKPNRTIKSIGAERTFFENLSSEVFLEDKIISIANELEKRLQKSKIAGKTITLKLKYSDFSLQTRSKTLPYYISDKNLIIDIAKELLYQERLKNSVRLLGLSLNNLNNQEKKTSEPIQKSISVQLQFDFKEK is encoded by the coding sequence ATGAGTGAAGTTGTTCAATATCGAAAAATTATTCATATAGATATGGATGCCTTTTATGCATCTGTAGAGCAACTTGATAATCCAGATTTAAGAGGAAAACCTTTAGCAGTAGGAGGAAGCGAAATGAGAGGTGTAGTAAGTGCAGCTAGTTATGAAGCACGTAAGTTTGGTGTACGGAGCGCTATGAGTGGAGTACAAGCGAAGCGCTATTGTCCAGAGTTACTTTTTGTGCCACCTCGTTTTGATAGATACAAAGAGATTTCAAGTAAAATAAGAAAAATATTTTTAGAATATACCGATTTAGTTGAACCACTATCGTTAGACGAAGCCTATCTCGATGTTACGGTAAACAAAATGAATAATCCAAGTGCATCACTTATTGCTCAGGAAATAAGAAGAAAAATTTATGAAGAGGTTGGGCTAACAGCTTCGGCTGGTATTTCAGTAAATAAGTTTGTCGCAAAAATTGCTTCTGACTATAACAAACCCAACGGACAGAAAACAGTTAATCCAGACGAAGTGGAAGCTTTTCTAGAGAAATTGGATATTAAAAAATTCTATGGAGTAGGGAAAGTTACAACCGAAAAAATGTACCAATTAGGTATCTTTTCAGGCTTCGATTTAAAGCAAAAATCGCTTGAATTCTTAGAAAAACATTTTAGTAATAGTGGAAACTATTATTATCAAATATGCAGAGGTATTCATAATAGTCAAGTGAAGCCGAATAGAACCATAAAATCAATAGGAGCAGAGCGTACATTTTTTGAAAATCTATCTTCGGAAGTGTTTTTAGAAGATAAAATAATTAGCATTGCTAACGAATTGGAAAAGCGATTGCAAAAGAGTAAAATAGCAGGAAAAACAATAACTTTAAAATTAAAGTATTCCGATTTTTCATTGCAAACCCGAAGTAAAACGCTTCCTTATTATATTTCAGATAAAAACTTGATAATAGATATTGCAAAAGAGTTATTATATCAAGAGCGATTAAAGAATTCTGTACGATTATTAGGACTGTCCTTAAATAATTTAAACAATCAAGAAAAGAAAACTAGCGAACCCATTCAGAAAAGCATTTCTGTGCAACTACAATTTGATTTTAAAGAAAAGTAG
- a CDS encoding leucine-rich repeat domain-containing protein produces MKKNIIPITFLLFSIFSCINKKSNQEILSNNITVNLDLKKSITDTLEINWTRKSRKKYSFNYFSDNVGICNLSNDTIFIQTHQGLGPSNTLFILISNGKFEIKLFEHDCTYRNKYNVIKQRLVLNKSNYKIDDTLTGKLFYQGIFVLDSTKNIVDTTTISGKFKLKIRNKDFDFDSLEKERRLSILNSPQPEKIKELNLSNWKINLLPKEIKKFRNLEILDLSENDLKNVDLNILCEFNKLKTIRLNNCNLSKIPNSIFCLKNIEVIEIDHNNVKKLPLKLFKLSNIRELRMADNLLTSLPKEFLNLKKLKILDISSFNETVYIKILPPDFFKTLTNLTLFYPPQNMDENKYPEIKNLENY; encoded by the coding sequence ATGAAAAAAAACATTATACCAATTACATTTCTTTTATTTTCTATTTTTTCTTGTATTAACAAAAAATCTAATCAAGAAATTTTAAGTAACAATATTACAGTAAATCTTGATTTAAAGAAATCAATAACTGATACACTTGAAATAAATTGGACACGGAAATCACGAAAAAAATATTCATTTAATTATTTTTCCGATAATGTCGGAATTTGCAATCTATCAAACGATACTATTTTTATCCAGACCCATCAAGGACTTGGACCAAGTAATACACTTTTTATTTTGATTTCGAACGGCAAATTTGAAATCAAATTATTTGAACATGACTGTACGTATAGAAATAAATACAATGTTATTAAACAACGTTTGGTGTTAAATAAATCAAATTATAAAATTGATGACACATTAACTGGAAAATTATTTTATCAAGGAATATTTGTTTTGGATTCAACTAAAAATATTGTTGACACAACAACAATTTCAGGAAAATTCAAATTAAAAATCAGAAATAAAGATTTTGATTTTGACAGTTTAGAAAAGGAACGAAGATTATCAATTTTAAATAGCCCACAACCTGAAAAAATTAAAGAATTAAATTTATCTAATTGGAAAATAAATTTATTACCAAAAGAAATAAAAAAATTTAGAAATTTAGAAATATTAGACCTAAGTGAAAATGATTTGAAAAATGTAGACTTAAACATTTTATGTGAATTTAATAAACTTAAAACAATTCGATTAAACAATTGTAATTTATCAAAAATTCCAAATTCAATATTTTGTTTAAAAAATATCGAAGTTATTGAAATCGACCATAATAATGTGAAAAAATTACCTTTAAAATTATTCAAACTTTCAAATATTAGAGAACTTAGAATGGCAGATAATTTATTAACATCTTTACCAAAAGAGTTCTTGAATTTAAAAAAACTTAAAATATTAGATATTTCAAGTTTTAATGAAACAGTATATATTAAAATTTTACCTCCTGATTTCTTTAAAACACTAACAAATCTAACTCTTTTTTATCCACCACAGAATATGGACGAAAACAAATATCCTGAAATAAAAAATCTTGAAAATTATTAA